In Papaver somniferum cultivar HN1 chromosome 1, ASM357369v1, whole genome shotgun sequence, a genomic segment contains:
- the LOC113282695 gene encoding uncharacterized protein LOC113282695 yields MQNDKNGSYLSVPQFGDWDQKGGLPDYSMDFSKIREMRKQNKRELSRASIGNEEELNSQNNTKKTDDLPQQQHQHHHQLHDNSPAARRSILSYFNCCVRA; encoded by the exons ATGCAAAACGAT AAGAATGGTTCATACTTGTCTGTACCTCAGTTTGGAGACTGGGATCAGAAAGGAGGGTTACCAGATTACTCCatggatttctccaaaatcagaGAAATGAGAAAACAGAACAAAAGAGAACTTTCAAGAGCTAGTATTGgaaatgaagaagaacttaattCTCAAAATAACACTAAGAAAACTGATGatcttccacaacaacaacaccaacatcATCATCAGCTTCATGACAACTCCCCAGCT GCAAGAAGAAGTATTCTCAGCTACTTCAACTGCTGTGTCAGAGCATAA